From the genome of Lentilactobacillus buchneri, one region includes:
- a CDS encoding CBS domain-containing protein, with protein sequence MKLSDRQNQIVDIVKQKDPITSRQIAAELGLSMPTIRSDLRLLTAFNILEAKPKVGYTYNDSQAKPLSYHKLYAEPIANILQKPTEIREDATLTEAVNTLFIEDVGSLYVIGDRQELVGLISRKDLLRATLNNTNASLTLASTVMTRMPNIFTVTPDMSVLQTGQLLLDRKVDSLPVVDKDQPTKVVGKITKNRIFQHFITSVD encoded by the coding sequence TTGAAACTATCCGACCGGCAAAACCAAATCGTCGACATTGTTAAACAGAAAGACCCCATCACCAGCCGCCAAATTGCTGCAGAGTTGGGGTTGAGTATGCCGACCATTCGATCCGACCTCAGACTCCTGACGGCATTCAACATTCTGGAAGCCAAGCCCAAAGTTGGTTACACCTACAATGATTCTCAAGCCAAGCCTTTAAGCTATCACAAGCTTTATGCGGAACCGATCGCTAATATTCTGCAGAAACCAACTGAGATTCGTGAGGATGCCACATTGACCGAGGCGGTCAACACCCTGTTTATCGAGGATGTCGGTTCCCTTTACGTCATTGGCGATCGTCAAGAACTGGTCGGCTTAATTTCCCGCAAGGATTTGTTACGGGCAACCCTGAATAATACCAATGCTTCACTGACACTTGCCAGTACAGTCATGACGCGAATGCCCAATATTTTCACCGTTACCCCAGATATGTCGGTCCTCCAAACCGGGCAGCTCTTATTGGATCGCAAAGTCGATTCTCTGCCAGTGGTGGATAAGGACCAGCCAACCAAAGTCGTCGGCAAAATTACTAAAAATCGAATCTTTCAACATTTCATTACCAGTGTTGACTAA
- a CDS encoding acyltransferase family protein has translation MLKKRIEWIDIAKAYGIIAVVFGHALASGTTTNIIYWWHMPLFFIVGGFFLKPIDTTKLTHWKKFFNKRIYRDLLIYFIAGIGLILLYSILYDKNWDYLINHLSRLLVGGRTLNLYTSTFWFVNVYLLSITAVTLLISTVKSRIGQLTIVGLGLFISTCYDKIDWVNLYNYQTMPWNLDIVLIAAFFTYVGYLFFHTNWHWIEKPLPIGLLVGASLAIIGLYLNQKFSFEFSMKSHLIQSSEPKILMLATIPLIFSFGVMGLSALTSKLSIGLLLSTIGKHTMIIMYLHGTLLDIAEQAGIENVAVKVMIALVIPMLLALLKQPVVRRNSIYLQG, from the coding sequence ATGTTGAAAAAGAGAATTGAATGGATTGATATCGCCAAAGCATACGGTATTATTGCGGTGGTGTTTGGCCACGCGTTAGCCAGCGGCACAACCACCAACATTATTTATTGGTGGCACATGCCCCTGTTCTTCATTGTCGGCGGATTCTTCTTGAAGCCGATTGACACAACTAAATTAACTCATTGGAAAAAGTTCTTTAATAAACGCATTTACCGGGATCTGCTGATCTACTTTATCGCGGGGATCGGCTTGATCCTGTTGTATAGCATCTTGTATGACAAAAATTGGGATTACTTGATTAACCACCTCTCAAGACTGTTGGTCGGGGGCCGGACATTGAACCTGTACACGTCAACGTTCTGGTTTGTGAACGTCTACCTGCTGTCAATTACGGCGGTGACCCTGTTGATTTCGACCGTTAAATCCAGAATTGGTCAGCTCACAATTGTCGGGTTGGGATTATTTATCTCTACCTGCTATGACAAAATTGATTGGGTGAACTTGTACAATTATCAAACAATGCCCTGGAACTTGGATATCGTCTTGATTGCTGCATTCTTTACCTACGTCGGTTATCTGTTTTTCCACACAAATTGGCACTGGATTGAAAAGCCATTGCCGATTGGATTACTGGTTGGTGCTTCCTTGGCAATCATTGGCTTGTATCTTAATCAGAAATTCAGCTTTGAATTTTCGATGAAATCTCATCTGATTCAATCATCAGAGCCGAAAATCTTGATGCTGGCCACCATCCCACTGATTTTTTCATTTGGTGTGATGGGGCTATCGGCACTTACCAGCAAGCTGTCGATTGGCTTGTTGCTGTCAACCATTGGTAAGCACACCATGATTATTATGTATTTACACGGCACCCTGCTGGACATCGCAGAACAGGCTGGTATTGAAAACGTGGCCGTCAAAGTGATGATTGCGTTGGTTATCCCAATGCTGCTGGCACTGCTCAAGCAGCCGGTTGTTCGAAGGAATAGTATTTATTTACAAGGATAA
- a CDS encoding GNAT family N-acetyltransferase codes for MEQAQPAQLKYKHASTAADFNAAKQIFLEYSKSLGFDLGFQDFNDELNELATRYNQPKGDLILAYVNDQLAGVVAVHEFEPGIAEMKRLYVRDDFRKLGIGQELVARILASAERLGYQAIRLDTLKSMTGALKIYHAAGFKPIDPYRFNPLDGAEYLELDFK; via the coding sequence ATGGAACAAGCTCAACCAGCACAACTGAAGTATAAGCATGCCAGTACGGCGGCAGACTTTAACGCCGCCAAGCAGATTTTTCTTGAGTATTCCAAGTCACTCGGATTCGACCTGGGATTCCAAGACTTCAATGATGAATTAAATGAATTAGCGACCCGGTATAACCAGCCCAAAGGAGATCTCATCTTAGCATATGTGAATGATCAATTAGCTGGTGTGGTCGCTGTTCATGAATTTGAACCGGGGATTGCTGAAATGAAGCGGCTTTACGTTCGTGACGACTTCCGAAAACTCGGGATTGGTCAGGAACTGGTCGCCAGAATTTTAGCCAGTGCCGAGCGTTTGGGCTATCAGGCGATTCGTTTGGACACCTTGAAATCAATGACCGGGGCTTTAAAAATTTATCACGCCGCCGGTTTTAAACCAATCGACCCGTACCGCTTTAACCCCTTGGATGGCGCGGAGTATTTAGAGTTGGATTTTAAATAA
- a CDS encoding uracil-xanthine permease family protein, producing the protein MADKNEFHDDRAILDIHDMPKFFPWVGLSLQHMFSMFGSTVIVPLLVGLSPSIALFASGVGTLLHIMITQRKIPAYMGSSFAFITPMLALMKTTGYPGIAQGVIGVGIVYMIVAAIIWAVGSDWVDHILPPIVVGPIVMVIGLSLAGSAAQDAMMKNGKYSLLYFVIALATLFLAIIFNMLFKGFIGLIPVLLAIVCGYLISVFCGIVDLNAIASAPWFKIPAFDIPGIDYKFHIDWAAILAITPIAFVTMTEHMGHIMVLDELTGRDFFKDPGLNRTLAGDGAASLFAGLVGAPAMTSYGENIGVMAITKIHSVYVLMGAAMFAILFAFVNKLNVLIMQMPMPVIGGISFLLFGTIATAGIQVMVENKVDMGLKRNLMIASTVMVIGVGNAYLQLGKFQFTGLAFATIIGIVLNLVLPQKAASEREHEQQLADKAAEEEKQRLLHQRHLHK; encoded by the coding sequence ATGGCAGACAAGAATGAATTTCATGATGATCGTGCGATTCTCGACATCCATGACATGCCCAAATTTTTCCCGTGGGTTGGATTATCATTGCAGCACATGTTTTCCATGTTTGGGTCAACGGTCATTGTTCCACTGTTGGTTGGATTGAGCCCAAGCATCGCGTTGTTCGCATCCGGTGTCGGGACACTGTTACACATCATGATTACCCAACGCAAAATTCCTGCATACATGGGATCAAGTTTTGCGTTTATCACGCCAATGCTGGCGCTCATGAAGACCACTGGGTATCCCGGAATCGCTCAAGGGGTCATTGGTGTCGGAATTGTGTATATGATCGTGGCAGCCATTATCTGGGCGGTTGGCTCGGACTGGGTTGACCATATTTTACCGCCGATTGTGGTGGGGCCGATCGTGATGGTGATTGGACTGTCACTGGCTGGTAGCGCCGCTCAAGACGCGATGATGAAAAATGGCAAGTACAGCCTGTTGTACTTTGTGATTGCCTTGGCAACTTTATTCTTAGCTATTATTTTTAACATGTTATTCAAAGGCTTCATCGGCCTGATTCCAGTTTTGTTAGCAATTGTTTGTGGTTATCTCATCTCAGTCTTCTGTGGCATCGTTGATTTAAATGCGATTGCCAGTGCCCCGTGGTTTAAAATTCCGGCCTTTGATATTCCTGGAATTGATTACAAATTTCACATTGATTGGGCTGCCATCTTAGCGATTACGCCAATTGCCTTCGTGACGATGACCGAGCATATGGGCCACATTATGGTCTTGGATGAATTGACCGGCCGGGACTTCTTCAAGGATCCCGGCTTGAACCGGACGTTGGCCGGAGATGGTGCTGCTTCGCTGTTTGCTGGATTAGTTGGTGCACCTGCCATGACCAGTTATGGTGAAAACATCGGTGTTATGGCGATTACCAAGATCCACAGTGTTTATGTGCTGATGGGTGCCGCCATGTTTGCGATTCTGTTTGCCTTCGTGAACAAATTGAATGTTTTGATTATGCAGATGCCGATGCCGGTCATCGGAGGAATTAGCTTCCTGTTGTTTGGAACGATCGCAACTGCCGGGATTCAAGTGATGGTTGAAAATAAAGTTGATATGGGCCTGAAGCGCAACTTGATGATTGCGTCCACGGTCATGGTTATCGGTGTTGGTAATGCTTATCTCCAACTCGGTAAGTTCCAGTTTACCGGCTTGGCATTTGCCACGATTATCGGAATTGTTCTCAATTTGGTTTTGCCGCAAAAAGCTGCCAGTGAACGGGAACATGAACAGCAGTTGGCCGATAAAGCTGCCGAAGAAGAAAAGCAGCGCTTGCTTCACCAGCGCCATTTGCATAAATAA
- a CDS encoding GNAT family N-acetyltransferase, producing MDRNEVKTFPELTTQELFQIYKLRVAVFVVEQKCYYQEVDDDDLTAYHLMFKDDQNNITAYARIIPEENATVARIGRVVVDPNHRGDGLGRELVQTALDRIPTLMPKTGKIVLAGQEYLNGFYKSFGFKNVSDVYLEDGIPHIDMEMQLQD from the coding sequence ATGGACAGAAATGAAGTTAAAACATTTCCTGAATTGACCACTCAAGAATTATTTCAGATCTACAAATTAAGAGTGGCGGTTTTTGTGGTTGAACAAAAATGCTACTACCAAGAAGTCGATGATGACGATTTGACCGCTTATCATTTGATGTTTAAGGACGACCAAAACAACATCACCGCCTATGCGCGGATTATTCCTGAGGAAAACGCCACGGTTGCCCGGATTGGCAGGGTCGTGGTTGACCCCAATCATCGCGGCGACGGTCTGGGACGCGAGTTGGTGCAAACTGCTCTTGATCGAATTCCGACATTGATGCCCAAGACTGGAAAAATTGTCTTAGCTGGACAGGAGTACCTCAACGGATTTTACAAATCGTTTGGTTTTAAGAACGTTAGTGATGTCTATCTGGAAGACGGCATCCCCCATATTGATATGGAAATGCAGTTGCAAGATTAG
- a CDS encoding YbhB/YbcL family Raf kinase inhibitor-like protein — protein MDIQVPLTKGLLADKYSKYAAKNDMLDGKPIVSFPIQISNVPKGAQSLALTLLDWDAVPVSGFPWIHWIAANIAPDVTEIPENNSQQLRVPMIQGRNSTAGGLIGNTNQTTAWHYNGPNPPDKVHNYHLSVFALDTQLPLKDGFWLNELQDAMRGHILETAEFIVPSKP, from the coding sequence ATGGATATACAAGTTCCTTTAACAAAGGGTCTCTTAGCAGATAAGTACAGTAAGTATGCCGCCAAAAACGACATGCTTGACGGTAAGCCGATCGTTTCATTTCCAATTCAAATTAGCAACGTTCCAAAGGGCGCGCAATCATTAGCACTCACTTTATTGGACTGGGACGCGGTTCCGGTTAGCGGGTTTCCATGGATTCACTGGATTGCTGCCAACATTGCCCCTGACGTCACGGAAATCCCTGAAAATAACAGTCAGCAATTAAGGGTTCCAATGATTCAAGGACGCAACAGCACTGCCGGCGGGCTAATTGGCAACACCAATCAGACGACTGCCTGGCACTATAATGGTCCCAACCCACCCGACAAAGTTCACAACTATCATTTATCAGTCTTTGCACTAGACACCCAGTTGCCTTTGAAAGACGGCTTCTGGTTAAATGAATTACAGGACGCCATGCGCGGTCATATCCTTGAAACTGCCGAATTCATTGTTCCAAGTAAACCGTAA
- a CDS encoding universal stress protein — protein MESNYKTILVPVDGSNQSEDALAKGAQFAKNNDAHLDVLHVLSTQQYGYNYGGMVDGDVINNLVEDTTDYLNKLVDRIKKESGLDDISIHIRFGNPKTVISMEFPRDHKSDLIIIGATGMSRLQRVLEGSVSSFVDRNAKCDVMVIRTNTENKPYIPFPKD, from the coding sequence ATGGAATCCAATTATAAAACCATCTTAGTGCCAGTCGATGGATCCAATCAATCAGAAGATGCATTGGCGAAAGGTGCACAATTTGCAAAAAATAATGATGCCCATCTCGATGTTCTTCACGTTTTGAGCACACAACAATACGGTTATAACTATGGTGGAATGGTCGATGGGGACGTTATTAACAACCTTGTTGAAGATACCACTGATTATCTGAACAAACTGGTCGATCGGATTAAGAAGGAATCTGGCCTTGATGATATTTCAATCCATATTCGTTTTGGTAATCCTAAGACCGTTATTTCAATGGAATTCCCACGAGACCACAAATCAGATTTAATTATCATCGGTGCTACCGGTATGAGTCGCCTGCAGCGAGTCCTCGAAGGATCAGTTTCTTCATTTGTTGACCGCAACGCCAAGTGTGATGTCATGGTTATTCGGACCAATACCGAAAACAAACCTTATATACCATTCCCAAAAGACTAA
- a CDS encoding FAD-dependent oxidoreductase — MKVLVIGGIAGGPSFATRLRRINEDAEIIIFERGAAISVASCALPYYLGGLIKDRSAVIERTPEILKQKNNIDVRLFNEVTQINPDDKTVAVKNLQTGDTYTEDYDKLVIATGASPTVPEISGIHDANNAFVLRAVTDADKIKSFIDEKHPKTVTVLGAGSIGIEVSEAFVDNQMDVTIIEQTGHVAAPFDPEITDIVADELKKQGVHVILNESVKEIQDHGHTLILDDGSVHQTDMLFLGTGVKPNSEIAGAAGISLSDDHHIIVDNHLQTNISDIYAIGDVIETTSLITGKPIPSLLSSAANRQGHLLADMLNGSPLEYKGFISAGVSKFFDLTASFVGFTEQTLQQMGITNYRTVFITPFDRAYFYPNADRVNFKLIYEDQTGKILGGQAVGRNGIDKRIAELSVAITGNLTAFDLPSLEIPYSPPYSSTRDVLNIAGYVAINQLTNQSATIKINDIPDDDLKNAVFLDIREAGKPVTGSIKPTLNIPLSELRERIDEVPKDKKVYITFRKGLGPYNATRVLAGKGINATMIEE, encoded by the coding sequence ATGAAAGTTCTTGTAATTGGCGGAATTGCCGGCGGACCCTCGTTTGCAACCCGACTTCGACGAATCAATGAGGATGCTGAAATTATCATCTTTGAACGTGGCGCGGCAATCTCTGTTGCCAGTTGTGCCCTGCCCTATTACCTGGGAGGCTTAATTAAGGACCGCTCGGCAGTCATTGAACGGACGCCGGAGATATTAAAGCAGAAAAATAACATTGACGTACGGTTATTTAATGAAGTCACCCAGATTAATCCCGATGACAAGACGGTGGCAGTTAAAAATCTGCAAACCGGTGACACTTATACCGAGGATTACGACAAGTTAGTCATCGCAACCGGTGCCAGTCCCACGGTTCCAGAAATTTCCGGAATCCATGATGCCAATAATGCTTTCGTATTAAGAGCGGTCACAGATGCAGATAAGATCAAATCATTTATTGATGAAAAACATCCCAAGACGGTAACAGTCCTTGGAGCCGGTTCAATTGGCATTGAAGTCTCAGAAGCCTTTGTTGACAATCAAATGGACGTCACGATTATTGAACAAACCGGCCACGTTGCTGCACCATTTGATCCTGAGATTACCGATATCGTTGCCGACGAACTCAAGAAGCAAGGGGTCCACGTTATTCTCAATGAAAGTGTCAAAGAGATTCAGGATCATGGGCATACCTTAATCTTAGACGATGGCTCAGTCCATCAAACCGATATGTTATTTTTAGGTACCGGAGTCAAACCGAATAGTGAGATCGCCGGTGCAGCCGGAATTTCACTTTCTGATGATCACCATATTATCGTCGATAATCATCTGCAGACAAACATTTCAGACATTTATGCAATTGGTGACGTGATTGAAACGACCAGTTTAATCACTGGCAAGCCAATTCCAAGCCTGCTCTCAAGCGCTGCTAATCGCCAAGGCCACTTGCTGGCGGACATGCTAAACGGCAGTCCGTTGGAATATAAAGGATTCATTAGCGCAGGTGTTTCCAAATTCTTTGACTTGACTGCCAGTTTCGTCGGTTTTACCGAGCAAACGCTTCAACAAATGGGGATCACTAACTATCGAACCGTATTCATCACGCCATTTGATCGGGCTTACTTCTACCCCAATGCCGACCGAGTCAACTTCAAATTGATTTATGAAGATCAGACCGGTAAAATCCTCGGCGGCCAAGCAGTTGGCCGAAACGGCATTGATAAACGGATCGCAGAATTGTCGGTCGCAATTACCGGTAACTTGACTGCGTTTGACCTTCCATCTCTGGAAATTCCCTATTCGCCACCATATTCTTCAACCCGTGATGTACTGAATATCGCAGGTTATGTGGCCATTAACCAGTTAACCAACCAATCAGCCACGATCAAGATTAACGACATTCCTGACGATGATCTTAAAAACGCCGTGTTCCTGGACATCAGGGAAGCTGGAAAACCAGTAACTGGATCGATCAAACCAACTTTGAATATTCCACTTTCAGAACTCCGAGAGCGGATTGACGAGGTTCCTAAGGATAAAAAAGTTTATATTACCTTCCGAAAGGGTCTCGGCCCATACAACGCCACCCGTGTCTTAGCTGGAAAAGGCATTAATGCAACTATGATTGAAGAATAA
- a CDS encoding SH3-like domain-containing protein produces MNISRIALASLVSFGVLGGASLNASANHTHYQRILWNKTMAHQKVALKNGKGIIWNKPYRTAKNSKITYRLSHKKGLVMTTLRHMKVKNGSIYYFVKAGKISGWINKSSLKLVKNSSPKAENQPSGTSTVTPAQPTGSVPNSVHYGDTTNNQNPAKNGQSTSASVNNYPSASSVNHYPTDSSSQSTVTPATDLFGSYTTGHIVALPVKSDKKTSKLSKLPQGAVVYEKVWQDGKLVESNVSSTIAVGAPVKIALGDENPTSQLLVRTLDGKVSGYVDRNQVSIGDLTQAELNPTTPKTPAKTVTQTPAASSSAK; encoded by the coding sequence ATGAACATTTCAAGAATCGCATTGGCATCACTTGTTTCATTTGGTGTATTAGGAGGAGCCAGTCTCAATGCTTCAGCAAATCACACCCATTATCAACGAATCCTTTGGAACAAGACCATGGCACATCAAAAAGTCGCTTTGAAGAATGGTAAGGGCATTATTTGGAACAAACCATATAGAACTGCCAAAAATTCTAAAATTACTTATCGTTTGTCACACAAGAAAGGTCTTGTGATGACCACTCTTCGCCATATGAAGGTTAAGAATGGAAGTATTTACTACTTTGTTAAGGCCGGTAAGATTAGTGGCTGGATTAACAAAAGTAGTTTGAAGCTTGTTAAGAACAGCTCTCCAAAGGCTGAGAATCAACCTTCTGGTACATCCACAGTTACTCCGGCACAACCAACTGGATCCGTTCCAAATTCCGTTCACTATGGAGATACGACAAATAATCAAAATCCAGCTAAGAATGGTCAAAGTACCTCAGCTTCTGTTAATAATTACCCATCCGCCTCTTCCGTTAACCATTACCCAACGGATTCAAGCTCACAATCAACCGTCACTCCAGCAACAGACCTGTTCGGTAGTTATACAACCGGTCACATTGTGGCTTTACCAGTCAAGTCCGATAAAAAAACATCCAAACTTTCAAAACTCCCACAAGGAGCAGTCGTTTATGAAAAGGTTTGGCAGGATGGCAAACTCGTTGAAAGTAACGTTTCGTCAACTATCGCTGTTGGAGCGCCTGTAAAAATTGCATTGGGCGATGAAAATCCAACTTCACAACTCTTAGTTCGTACCTTAGATGGTAAAGTTTCCGGATACGTTGACCGTAACCAAGTTTCAATTGGTGATCTAACCCAAGCGGAATTGAATCCAACCACACCAAAGACACCAGCTAAAACTGTTACACAGACGCCAGCTGCATCCAGTTCAGCCAAGTAA
- a CDS encoding APC family permease: MDSKNTTKIGLFQLVMLTLGSLIGSGWLFGSWEATKIAGPAAIISWVIGGIVIAAIAYNYVEIGAMFPEAGGMSRYAQYSHGPLLGFIASWANWISLITLIPIEAVAAVQYMSSWPWAWANWTHSFLKDGTITTSGLMVVFMFILVFTLLNFWSVKLLTSFTSLISILKIGVPALTIIMLTISGFYPQNYGHSIHEFMPYGSAPIFAATSAAGIIFSFNAFQTVINMGSEIKKSRKNIGRGIFISLLISGVIYILLQSTYITAMKPSTLAATGWSGFDFNSPFADLAIMLGIRWLSVLLYMDAFVSPVGTGVSFAASTGRALYAMESNQHIPSFIGKINQKYGIPRAAMIVNLVLSMLMVSVFRSWSTLATVISTSTLIAYLTGPVTAVAFRKLAPNFKRPIKLKNLGWMAPLSFVLASLAIYWAMWPTTVEVILVILVGLPFYFYYEHRAGYVDTRKAFYSSMWMIIYLIFISIMSYIGSEQFNGINWIHYPWDFVVIALASLVFYYWGIKTAHVFPDFYQAKELNDTVKLDDD, from the coding sequence ATGGATTCAAAAAACACAACAAAGATTGGACTTTTTCAACTTGTAATGCTGACACTGGGATCACTAATCGGTTCTGGCTGGCTTTTCGGTTCTTGGGAAGCCACCAAAATCGCCGGTCCGGCCGCAATCATTTCCTGGGTTATTGGAGGAATTGTGATTGCTGCGATCGCATATAACTACGTCGAAATTGGCGCAATGTTTCCCGAAGCTGGCGGAATGAGTCGGTACGCCCAATATTCTCACGGCCCGCTGCTAGGATTCATTGCTTCATGGGCAAATTGGATTTCCCTAATCACTTTGATTCCCATTGAAGCAGTTGCTGCTGTTCAGTACATGAGTTCCTGGCCTTGGGCTTGGGCGAACTGGACGCATTCTTTCTTAAAGGATGGCACGATTACTACCTCAGGCTTGATGGTCGTATTCATGTTCATCCTAGTGTTCACACTGTTAAATTTCTGGTCAGTAAAACTATTGACCAGTTTCACCAGTTTAATTTCAATTTTGAAAATTGGGGTCCCTGCCCTCACAATTATCATGCTGACAATCTCAGGATTTTACCCACAAAATTATGGCCATTCAATTCACGAATTTATGCCATACGGCTCGGCACCGATCTTCGCTGCCACCTCAGCCGCAGGAATTATTTTCTCTTTCAACGCATTCCAAACGGTTATCAACATGGGAAGCGAAATTAAAAAGTCCCGGAAAAATATTGGACGTGGAATTTTCATTTCACTGCTAATTAGTGGTGTGATCTATATTTTGCTCCAAAGCACCTACATTACTGCCATGAAGCCCTCAACCCTAGCCGCAACCGGCTGGAGTGGGTTTGACTTCAACTCACCATTTGCTGATTTAGCAATCATGCTTGGCATCCGCTGGTTATCTGTTCTACTCTACATGGATGCTTTCGTCTCACCTGTCGGCACCGGCGTTTCCTTTGCCGCGTCAACCGGGCGTGCGCTTTATGCAATGGAAAGTAACCAACATATCCCAAGCTTCATTGGTAAAATCAACCAAAAGTATGGCATCCCACGAGCAGCCATGATCGTCAACTTGGTATTAAGCATGTTGATGGTCTCGGTGTTTAGATCTTGGTCCACATTGGCAACCGTCATTTCGACTTCGACCCTGATCGCTTATCTGACTGGGCCGGTGACAGCCGTTGCCTTCCGTAAATTGGCCCCTAATTTTAAACGTCCGATTAAATTGAAGAACCTTGGTTGGATGGCACCATTGTCCTTTGTTCTGGCCTCTCTAGCCATCTACTGGGCAATGTGGCCAACGACCGTCGAGGTCATCTTGGTCATTTTGGTTGGGCTGCCGTTTTATTTCTATTACGAACACCGGGCCGGCTATGTCGACACCAGGAAAGCTTTCTACTCAAGCATGTGGATGATTATCTATCTGATATTCATCTCGATTATGTCCTACATTGGTAGTGAACAGTTCAACGGAATTAATTGGATTCACTACCCTTGGGACTTCGTTGTCATCGCCCTAGCCTCACTTGTGTTCTATTATTGGGGCATCAAAACGGCGCACGTCTTCCCAGACTTTTACCAAGCCAAGGAACTCAACGACACCGTCAAATTGGATGACGATTAA
- a CDS encoding ISL3 family transposase: MSNDTTKMLLGIDDEHLKIENGKIGDDGVIRLNGSLNYSPKACRNCGVINDHQIIGYGWRKTTIRFAKTLGSTVILCLNRRNFHCKACHTNFLAQTSAVPKHCTISNTTRKQCLEKLTEPVSLKHIANELSTSDSFVGRQLLRAEHDFQTNWHYLPKVLLMDEVKSTKSATDAMSFEFMDAETHELIDLLPFRTIYQLQKYFQHYDQAARENVKIIVTDMNYTYPKLVGQIFPNAIVVIDPFHLVNALNRAFNKTRVRLMKTLATSSRQYHALKRYWKLLLTPANHLNYEAFRKWTNFPYPATATDVVDALLDIDPELKQTYDVMNRLRETIKNRDWPNYNQAFHHLQGCSEEMLAALQTLAAHHDEIGNTFTHHYTNGPLEGSNNKIKVIKRTGFGYRNFFRFRLRVLFAFRVHTKRALITK, from the coding sequence ATGTCAAATGATACTACGAAAATGTTGTTAGGAATAGATGATGAACACTTAAAAATTGAGAATGGCAAAATAGGTGATGATGGGGTAATCAGATTAAATGGATCACTGAACTATTCTCCCAAGGCCTGCCGCAATTGTGGGGTTATTAATGATCACCAGATCATTGGCTATGGTTGGCGGAAGACCACCATTAGATTCGCTAAAACATTGGGCAGCACGGTTATCCTATGCCTCAATCGGCGAAACTTTCACTGTAAGGCTTGTCATACCAACTTCCTGGCGCAGACGAGTGCAGTGCCGAAGCACTGCACGATTTCAAATACAACCCGGAAACAATGTTTAGAGAAGTTAACGGAACCAGTGAGCCTCAAACACATTGCCAATGAATTGTCCACTTCGGATTCATTCGTTGGTCGGCAGCTCTTGCGCGCTGAACACGACTTTCAAACCAACTGGCACTACTTACCCAAAGTTCTCCTCATGGACGAAGTTAAAAGTACTAAGAGCGCCACCGACGCGATGAGCTTTGAATTTATGGACGCGGAAACCCACGAATTGATTGACCTGTTGCCCTTTAGAACCATCTATCAGCTTCAAAAGTACTTCCAACATTATGACCAAGCCGCGCGAGAAAATGTGAAAATTATCGTTACCGATATGAACTATACCTATCCCAAATTGGTTGGGCAGATCTTCCCGAACGCCATCGTTGTCATCGATCCCTTCCACCTGGTTAACGCTTTAAACCGGGCTTTTAATAAGACGCGAGTGCGTCTCATGAAAACCCTGGCCACTTCCTCACGCCAGTATCACGCCTTGAAACGCTATTGGAAACTATTATTAACGCCGGCCAATCACCTTAACTACGAGGCTTTCCGTAAGTGGACAAACTTCCCTTATCCGGCAACTGCCACGGATGTGGTTGATGCTTTACTGGACATTGATCCCGAGCTCAAGCAAACTTACGACGTGATGAATCGGTTACGTGAAACCATCAAAAACCGCGACTGGCCCAACTATAATCAAGCCTTTCACCACCTGCAGGGGTGCTCGGAAGAGATGTTGGCAGCCCTCCAAACCTTGGCGGCTCATCATGATGAAATTGGCAACACTTTCACCCACCACTACACCAACGGGCCATTAGAAGGTTCAAACAACAAGATTAAAGTCATTAAGCGCACTGGATTTGGTTACCGAAACTTCTTCAGATTCCGGCTAAGAGTGCTGTTCGCTTTTCGAGTTCATACAAAAAGAGCCCTAATCACCAAGTGA